One window of the bacterium genome contains the following:
- a CDS encoding DUF1573 domain-containing protein yields MSDKKLIIGVIAVSVAIMVGGLFINAKVSTPQNVSFNNDAKLRVDKSVYDWGNISMQNGKVEAKFNIENTGTSDLKLYNANTSCHCTTAQLLLDGESSPLFGMNTKSPYVMVVPVGKKAELKVVFDPAFHGPNGVGAISRRVLVSTNDTNNSQLSFSLTAFVAR; encoded by the coding sequence ATGAGTGACAAAAAATTAATAATTGGAGTGATCGCAGTTAGTGTGGCGATAATGGTGGGTGGACTGTTTATCAACGCAAAAGTTTCCACGCCGCAGAATGTGTCATTCAACAATGATGCAAAATTGCGTGTCGATAAGTCTGTTTACGACTGGGGCAATATCAGTATGCAAAATGGCAAGGTAGAGGCGAAATTTAATATCGAAAACACGGGGACGTCCGATTTGAAATTATATAACGCAAACACCTCATGTCACTGTACAACCGCTCAGTTGTTGCTTGACGGGGAATCATCGCCGTTGTTTGGAATGAACACGAAATCGCCGTACGTGATGGTTGTTCCGGTGGGGAAAAAAGCGGAGCTGAAAGTGGTTTTTGACCCCGCGTTTCACGGACCAAACGGTGTGGGGGCAATTTCGCGCCGCGTATTAGTGAGTACAAATGATACGAATAATTCGCAGTTATCATTTTCTTTGACCGCATTCGTAGCGCGCTAA
- a CDS encoding heavy metal translocating P-type ATPase, producing MKQQIGLKISGMHCASCEKILQLAISELPGVEKVEVSFEKKSADVLLDTEKVSTEKILAVIKENNYTAEITTDVAIGDDKKENIELEKVEGKNVKIKLETQIEAEGVIVNDEKGQPSFHGKIRNNKTGEFVFPEQADLKNFAERMLKSMEALGVPQMLGSVDAEKRTENEITVKKTEGKNANRRINLSLSGMHCASCAGVIEKTLKKVPGVKQASVNFAAEKAAITFDENSAGIAELINAVKKAGYRASEIDTKDSEFEQKKRALETKSLFDKFMFSFVLSLPMFYFMLLDFFKWLPGGNVFPPYVGIISLALTLPVQFYAGAGFYKGMWSSLKMKTFNMDSLIAIGTSTAFFYSLFNFVAFKYNFGTILGINGGKIPDLYFETAAFLITFVLLGKWLEMKAKGRTSDAIKKLVGLQPKTARVVRDGKTVDVLVDDLIHGDIIMVRPGEKVPVDGVITKGSSALDESMITGESLPVEKRVDDVVIGATINKTGSFEFRATKIGSETTLSQIIKLIEDAQSSKAPIQAFADRISAVFVPVVIGIAILTFVIWYFVLGATIGFSLMAFTAVIVIACPCALGLATPTAVMVGTGKGAEHGILIKGGEPLEAAEKINAIVFDKTGTLTNGKPEVTDILTLAQMDEEEVIRMSASLEKLSEHPLAEAVCKYAEEEQIDIDEVTDFSAIPGHGVEGRIGGKKYYFGNRKLMTDVVGLSTEKINRKISKTEEQGKTVMILADEKEILGAVAVADTIKDTSLEAVTKLKKRGIAVYMITGDNSRTAVVIAKQVGITNVLAEVLPQDKANEVKKLQEQGKVVAMVGDGINDAPALAQANLGIAMGSGTDVAMETGGIVIIKNDLRDVVTAMELSRETMGKIRQNMFFALFYNVIGIPVAARVFMGLGLVLKPELAGLAMALSSISVVANSMLLRRFKPSRKNWLSIIAPIVMVLLFTGLFIEFARLSSDMSEKPNVTKQEQGVKNKVGR from the coding sequence ATGAAGCAACAAATTGGTCTAAAAATTTCCGGGATGCACTGTGCTTCCTGTGAGAAGATATTGCAACTGGCGATTAGTGAACTCCCAGGGGTTGAAAAAGTGGAAGTAAGTTTTGAAAAGAAAAGCGCGGATGTTTTGTTGGATACTGAAAAAGTAAGTACGGAAAAAATATTGGCGGTAATCAAAGAGAATAATTACACGGCTGAAATTACGACGGATGTTGCTATTGGTGATGATAAAAAAGAAAACATTGAATTGGAAAAAGTCGAAGGAAAAAACGTGAAGATAAAACTGGAAACGCAAATTGAAGCGGAAGGTGTTATTGTAAACGATGAAAAAGGTCAACCGAGTTTCCATGGAAAAATACGAAACAATAAAACGGGAGAGTTTGTTTTTCCGGAACAGGCCGATTTGAAAAACTTTGCTGAACGGATGCTGAAAAGCATGGAAGCGTTGGGAGTACCGCAAATGTTGGGCAGTGTTGATGCAGAAAAACGCACAGAAAATGAGATTACGGTAAAAAAGACAGAAGGTAAAAATGCCAACCGAAGGATTAATCTTTCTCTTTCCGGTATGCACTGTGCATCATGCGCGGGGGTAATTGAAAAAACTTTAAAGAAGGTGCCGGGCGTGAAACAGGCCAGTGTGAATTTTGCCGCGGAAAAAGCCGCGATAACGTTTGATGAAAATTCGGCCGGTATCGCTGAGCTCATTAATGCGGTAAAAAAAGCCGGTTATCGGGCATCGGAAATAGATACCAAGGACAGTGAATTTGAACAAAAAAAGCGGGCATTGGAAACGAAAAGCCTATTCGACAAGTTCATGTTCAGTTTTGTGCTGTCGCTACCGATGTTTTATTTCATGTTGTTGGACTTTTTCAAGTGGCTACCCGGGGGCAACGTCTTCCCACCCTATGTTGGAATAATTTCGTTAGCGCTCACATTGCCGGTTCAGTTCTATGCCGGCGCGGGTTTTTATAAAGGAATGTGGTCTTCGCTGAAAATGAAGACATTTAACATGGACAGCTTAATCGCCATCGGTACGTCCACTGCTTTCTTCTACAGTCTATTTAATTTTGTGGCGTTCAAATATAACTTTGGAACAATCTTGGGTATTAACGGGGGTAAAATACCGGATCTTTATTTTGAGACAGCCGCCTTCTTGATTACTTTTGTCTTGCTTGGTAAATGGTTGGAAATGAAAGCCAAGGGCAGAACGAGCGATGCGATTAAAAAATTGGTTGGGTTACAGCCTAAAACCGCGCGCGTTGTCCGTGACGGTAAGACAGTTGATGTTCTTGTCGATGATCTTATACATGGCGATATTATCATGGTGCGTCCCGGAGAAAAAGTACCGGTGGATGGTGTTATTACCAAAGGTTCATCGGCATTGGACGAATCGATGATTACGGGAGAGAGTTTGCCGGTGGAAAAGCGGGTCGACGATGTCGTTATTGGCGCAACGATTAATAAAACAGGTAGTTTTGAATTTCGCGCGACAAAAATCGGTTCAGAAACGACGCTTTCGCAAATTATCAAATTAATTGAAGACGCGCAGTCTTCCAAAGCGCCGATCCAGGCTTTTGCCGACCGTATTTCGGCGGTGTTTGTCCCGGTGGTTATCGGTATCGCCATACTCACGTTTGTCATTTGGTATTTCGTGCTGGGCGCGACCATCGGCTTTTCCTTAATGGCGTTTACGGCCGTGATTGTAATTGCTTGCCCCTGCGCATTGGGTTTGGCCACGCCGACGGCAGTGATGGTTGGCACCGGTAAGGGTGCCGAACACGGTATTCTCATTAAAGGCGGTGAACCGTTGGAGGCGGCCGAAAAAATTAATGCCATTGTTTTCGATAAAACCGGGACATTAACGAACGGCAAACCGGAAGTAACGGATATTCTCACACTCGCGCAAATGGATGAAGAAGAAGTGATTCGTATGTCGGCTTCTCTCGAAAAATTATCAGAGCATCCTTTGGCAGAAGCCGTTTGCAAGTACGCCGAGGAAGAACAAATCGATATTGATGAAGTAACCGATTTCAGTGCTATTCCCGGCCATGGCGTGGAAGGTCGTATTGGCGGTAAGAAGTATTATTTTGGTAATAGAAAATTGATGACCGACGTGGTTGGTTTGAGTACGGAAAAAATAAACAGAAAAATTTCTAAGACGGAAGAACAAGGGAAAACCGTGATGATTTTGGCGGACGAGAAAGAAATTTTGGGCGCTGTCGCCGTGGCAGATACGATTAAAGATACTTCGCTGGAGGCGGTAACTAAGTTAAAGAAGCGAGGTATTGCTGTTTACATGATTACAGGCGATAACAGTCGAACGGCGGTAGTTATTGCTAAGCAGGTTGGGATTACGAATGTCTTGGCCGAAGTGCTTCCGCAAGATAAAGCCAACGAAGTGAAAAAACTGCAAGAACAAGGAAAAGTGGTGGCGATGGTGGGTGACGGCATCAATGACGCACCGGCATTGGCACAAGCTAACTTGGGGATTGCTATGGGTTCGGGTACCGACGTGGCCATGGAAACAGGTGGAATCGTCATAATTAAAAACGATTTACGCGATGTTGTGACGGCAATGGAACTTTCGCGCGAAACGATGGGTAAAATCCGTCAGAATATGTTTTTCGCCCTGTTTTATAATGTTATTGGGATTCCGGTGGCGGCGCGAGTATTTATGGGGCTCGGTTTAGTATTGAAGCCAGAATTGGCCGGCTTGGCAATGGCTTTGAGTTCTATTTCCGTCGTTGCCAATTCGATGTTACTGCGAAGATTTAAGCCGAGTAGAAAAAATTGGTTATCAATTATTGCTCCGATAGTTATGGTATTGCTTTTCACCGGTTTGTTTATTGAGTTTGCGCGTTTGAGTTCGGATATGTCTGAAAAACCAAATGTTACAAAACAGGAGCAAGGCGTGAAAAATAAAGTCGGCCGATAA